One region of Spiroplasma culicicola AES-1 genomic DNA includes:
- a CDS encoding 5'-3' exonuclease, which translates to MDIQQELKKKIVIVDGYHLLHKGYYGSLKRKKVAVNRDGVLINAVYVFVAKIHEMIESNEYHTIIVTFDVGKECWRKELYPAYKATRKETPCDLIPQMQLVRDFLTSANIPWYEKCQYEGDDIMGTVARVAVKLGYRVDIISNDKDTYQLVSKDVCVISQQSKKTSREVITEKEVFKRFGCKPCQIPDMKSLIGDHSDNIKGVKGMHYNTAIKLIEKYGCVENIFENLDDFTIDHREKLLRAKEQILLNKKIAKILKNVSIGRINFKPLRVNYIRFMGFLKREKMWAFTRIIENKVLNQIDERKKRLDGLEELKHEYILKD; encoded by the coding sequence ATGGATATACAACAAGAATTAAAGAAAAAAATTGTTATAGTTGATGGCTATCATCTATTACATAAAGGTTATTATGGTTCACTTAAACGTAAAAAAGTAGCTGTAAATCGTGATGGGGTTTTAATCAATGCAGTTTATGTATTTGTTGCCAAAATTCACGAAATGATTGAGTCAAATGAATATCACACAATAATTGTTACATTTGATGTGGGAAAAGAATGTTGAAGAAAAGAATTATATCCAGCATATAAAGCAACAAGAAAAGAAACACCCTGTGATTTAATTCCCCAAATGCAATTGGTTAGAGATTTTTTAACTTCTGCAAATATACCATGATATGAAAAATGTCAATATGAAGGTGACGACATTATGGGAACTGTTGCTAGAGTTGCTGTTAAATTGGGATATCGCGTTGATATCATTTCAAATGATAAAGATACTTATCAATTAGTTTCTAAAGATGTTTGTGTTATTTCACAACAATCTAAAAAAACTTCAAGAGAAGTTATTACTGAAAAAGAAGTTTTCAAACGTTTTGGTTGCAAACCTTGTCAAATTCCTGATATGAAAAGTCTAATTGGTGATCACTCAGATAACATCAAAGGTGTTAAAGGAATGCATTATAATACTGCAATTAAATTAATTGAAAAATATGGTTGTGTTGAAAACATTTTTGAAAATTTAGATGACTTTACAATTGATCATCGTGAAAAACTTTTAAGAGCAAAAGAACAAATTCTTTTAAATAAAAAAATTGCCAAAATTCTTAAAAATGTAAGTATTGGACGCATTAATTTTAAACCTTTAAGAGTTAACTATATTCGCTTTATGGGATTTTTAAAACGTGAAAAAATGTGAGCATTTACAAGAATTATTGAAAATAAAGTTTTAAACCAAATTGATGAAAGAAAAAAACGTCTTGATGGTCTAGAAGAATTAAAACATGAATATATCTTAAAAGACTAA
- the atpD gene encoding F0F1 ATP synthase subunit beta: MKTSEGKVVQVLGPVVDVRFEPKQMPELYNTIEVDNQGTKLVLEVVQHIGDNLVRTISMGPTEGLVRGMKGFNTGAPISVPVGDKVLGRMFNVLGDPIDEKPPVDSIRMPIHRSAPNYDELTTSAEILETGIKVVDLMMPFSKGGKIGLFGGAGVGKTVLVQELINNVAKAHGGISVFAGVGERTREGNDLYYEMIEAGVIDKTSLVFGQMNEPPGARMRVALSGLTIAEYFRDEKNQDVLLFIDNIFRFTQAGSEVSALLGRMPSAVGYQPTLATEMGALQERITSTKKGSITSVQAVYVPADDLTDPAPATTFAHLDARVVLDRSIAALGIYPAIDPLSSSSRMLDPTVVGEEHYSVALKVQETLQKYKELQSIIAILGMDELSDEDRTVVNRARKIRNFMSQPFTVGEKFTGRSGKYVPVKDTITSFKAILDGELDHIPETLFMYAGSIEEVQERAKKNK; this comes from the coding sequence ATGAAAACTAGTGAAGGTAAAGTTGTTCAAGTTTTAGGTCCAGTTGTTGATGTTCGTTTTGAACCAAAACAAATGCCAGAACTTTACAATACAATTGAAGTAGATAATCAAGGAACAAAACTGGTATTAGAAGTAGTTCAACATATTGGAGACAATTTAGTAAGAACTATTTCTATGGGACCAACTGAAGGTTTAGTAAGAGGAATGAAAGGCTTTAATACAGGAGCACCAATTAGTGTTCCAGTTGGAGACAAAGTATTGGGAAGAATGTTTAATGTTCTTGGAGATCCAATCGATGAAAAACCACCAGTTGATTCTATTAGAATGCCAATCCACAGAAGTGCACCAAACTATGATGAATTAACAACATCTGCAGAAATTTTAGAAACTGGAATTAAAGTTGTTGACTTAATGATGCCCTTTTCAAAAGGGGGAAAAATTGGTTTATTTGGTGGAGCTGGAGTTGGAAAAACAGTTTTAGTTCAAGAATTAATAAATAACGTTGCAAAAGCCCATGGGGGAATTTCAGTTTTTGCTGGAGTTGGAGAAAGAACAAGAGAAGGAAATGACTTGTATTATGAAATGATTGAAGCTGGAGTTATTGATAAAACTAGTTTAGTCTTTGGTCAAATGAATGAACCTCCAGGAGCAAGAATGAGAGTTGCTCTTAGTGGTTTAACAATTGCAGAGTACTTTAGAGATGAAAAAAATCAAGATGTCTTATTATTTATTGACAACATTTTTAGATTTACACAAGCAGGAAGTGAAGTATCTGCATTATTGGGAAGAATGCCTTCAGCTGTTGGTTACCAACCAACTTTGGCAACAGAAATGGGTGCTTTGCAAGAAAGAATTACTTCAACTAAAAAAGGAAGTATTACATCAGTACAAGCAGTTTATGTGCCTGCCGATGACTTAACAGATCCAGCACCAGCAACAACTTTTGCTCACCTTGATGCAAGAGTTGTTCTTGATAGATCAATTGCTGCATTGGGAATTTATCCTGCAATTGATCCATTAAGTTCAAGTTCAAGAATGCTTGACCCAACTGTTGTTGGAGAAGAACATTATAGTGTTGCTTTAAAAGTGCAAGAAACATTACAAAAATATAAAGAACTACAATCAATTATTGCAATTTTAGGAATGGATGAATTATCTGATGAAGATAGAACTGTAGTTAATAGAGCAAGAAAAATTCGAAACTTTATGTCTCAACCATTTACTGTTGGAGAAAAATTCACAGGAAGAAGTGGGAAATATGTTCCTGTCAAAGATACAATTACATCATTTAAAGCAATTCTCGATGGTGAATTAGATCATATACCTGAAACTTTATTTATGTATGCTGGATCAATTGAAGAAGTTCAAGAAAGAGCTAAAAAGAATAAATAA
- a CDS encoding F0F1 ATP synthase subunit epsilon: MPINLKIITPEGTYIDNVPVDWVNVQTNAGEMTIYPRHAQLVSTLKIGTIKFTNEQGLKYIHVHRGILQVTKDQVKILTQWLYEIDAKGKKIGPKK; this comes from the coding sequence ATGCCAATTAATTTAAAAATAATTACTCCAGAAGGAACTTATATTGATAATGTACCAGTTGACTGAGTCAATGTTCAAACAAATGCTGGAGAGATGACAATTTATCCTCGACATGCTCAACTTGTTTCAACATTAAAAATTGGAACTATTAAATTTACAAATGAACAAGGATTAAAATACATTCATGTTCATAGGGGAATTTTACAAGTTACAAAAGATCAAGTTAAAATATTGACACAATGATTATATGAGATTGATGCAAAAGGTAAAAAGATCGGTCCAAAAAAATAA
- a CDS encoding IMPACT family protein has product MKVLDNKQVYVFQETIKKSKFITYIGYINSKEDLNNFINKYSKPDARHNCWAYQYGVDDIKYGYNNDGEPTGTAGEPLLKLIQINDLTNIIIFCVRYYGGIKLGTGGLQRAYSNGAIDLLKQITSRELILTNKVSIVFNIASIKLVNNFVHLNKIDLLNSIFDNDNVSYEFLLFDLNLLNSINKLIIERTIANGYY; this is encoded by the coding sequence ATGAAAGTTCTTGATAACAAACAAGTATATGTTTTCCAAGAAACAATTAAGAAATCAAAATTCATTACTTACATAGGCTACATAAATTCAAAAGAAGATCTCAATAATTTTATTAATAAATATTCTAAGCCTGATGCGCGTCACAATTGCTGAGCTTATCAATATGGTGTTGATGATATTAAATATGGTTATAACAATGATGGTGAACCAACTGGGACTGCAGGTGAACCACTTTTAAAATTAATTCAAATTAATGATTTAACAAACATAATTATTTTTTGTGTGAGATACTATGGGGGTATCAAATTGGGAACTGGTGGTTTACAAAGAGCATATAGCAACGGAGCTATTGACCTTTTAAAACAAATCACTTCTAGAGAATTAATTTTAACAAATAAAGTCTCAATTGTTTTTAATATTGCAAGTATTAAACTTGTGAACAATTTTGTGCATTTAAATAAGATTGATTTGCTCAATTCAATCTTTGATAATGATAATGTAAGTTATGAATTTTTATTATTTGACTTAAACTTATTAAATTCAATCAACAAATTAATTATAGAAAGAACAATAGCTAACGGTTATTATTAG